The window TTTACTGCTTATCCAAAACAATCATGGTATTTACAGGTGGCAAATAATTTGCCACTGAAACACAGTTGGAATTGTCATTAGGGTCAGAATCTAAACCGCCCAAAAGAGGCGGCGATACTATAAACTGCATTTCTCTCTTTTCTTCATTTCTTATATTGGGATCAGGAAATGAAATATAAGGTTTTAAATAAATAGCCTTATCCATTTCACAAGCATCATAGAGATAAAAAACATATGTGCCATCAGAAAGATAGGTCAATCCCTTACAATCTCCAAGTTGGGCTTGGGTAGAACTCGCCAAAATAACTCCATTTGAATCTTTGATTTCATAACTGAAGTTTAACAAATCTTCAGATAAGGTAACCCCTCTAAAATTTGTTACTTCTCGCTCCTTGACAACTTGTATAGATATCGTCTTACCATCATAGTTGGTAGACCATGACCCTACAAATTCATCTAGTACGTTATTGACGTCATTAATTTCTTCTACCATTTCTGGTAGATCTTGTCTATTTTCATAATACACCGCTCGTTGTTCTATGGTGATCGTGCGTTGCGCATAACAACTTGTTGCTAATAAAAATAATACTGCTATGTTGGTAATTTTATTCATCATGACATTTCACAGTAAACAAGGTATATTTTTATCATTTAAATCTTAAATATAAGGTTTTGTCAAAGTCTTTTGTGCATCCTTACTCAAATAGTACATTTGCAAACTAAAAAATTATCATGCCACAAATTTCTGAAAAAGGGCTTAAAATGCCTTCTTCTCCAGTGAGAAAATTAGTTCCTTATGCTGAAGCCGCAAAAGCACGTGGCGTTCATATATATCAATTAAACATAGGGCAACCGGATATAAAAACACCTGAACAAGCAATAGCTGCCGTAAAGAATACCGACATGGATGTTCTTGAATACAGCCATAGCGCAGGAAACCAATCTTATAGAGATAAACTTGCTACTTATTATAATAAGATTGATATGAATATAACTAGCGACGACATTATCGTATCAACTGGTGGTAGTGAAGCGCTGTTATTTGCTATGGGAAGTATTTGTGACTATGGTGACGAGGTAATCATCCCTGAGCCTTTTTATGCCAATTATAATGGTTTTGCAACGGCAAGCGGCGTTACCGTAAAACCTATCTCGACGAGTATTGAAAACAACTTTGCCCTACCAGCTATAAGCGAATTTGAAAAGCTGATTACCGATAAAACTAAAGCAATTCTTATTTGTAATCCAGGAAATCCTACAGGTTATTTATACACGCAAGAAGAAATGGATCAATTAACCGCTTTAGTGAAAAAGCACGACTTGTTCTTGCTATCTGACGAGGTATATCGTGAGTTTGCTTATGATGGTCGCAAACACTTGTCTGTGATGAACATGAAAGGATTAGAAAATCACGCCATCATGATAGATTCTGTTTCAAAAAAATACAGTATGTGTGGCGCACGTATAGGTTGTATGGTTTCAAAGAATAAAGAAGTTATGGCAACCGCAATGAAATTTGCCCAAGCCCGATTGAGTCCACCCACATTTGCTCAAATAGCTGCTGAAGCTGCTATAGATACAAAACAGGAGTACTTTGATGATGTAATAACTGAATATATAGAGCGTAGAGATATTCTTATTGAAGGTCTTAAAGAAATCGATG is drawn from Nonlabens dokdonensis DSW-6 and contains these coding sequences:
- a CDS encoding DUF6705 family protein; this encodes MNKITNIAVLFLLATSCYAQRTITIEQRAVYYENRQDLPEMVEEINDVNNVLDEFVGSWSTNYDGKTISIQVVKEREVTNFRGVTLSEDLLNFSYEIKDSNGVILASSTQAQLGDCKGLTYLSDGTYVFYLYDACEMDKAIYLKPYISFPDPNIRNEEKREMQFIVSPPLLGGLDSDPNDNSNCVSVANYLPPVNTMIVLDKQ
- a CDS encoding pyridoxal phosphate-dependent aminotransferase → MPQISEKGLKMPSSPVRKLVPYAEAAKARGVHIYQLNIGQPDIKTPEQAIAAVKNTDMDVLEYSHSAGNQSYRDKLATYYNKIDMNITSDDIIVSTGGSEALLFAMGSICDYGDEVIIPEPFYANYNGFATASGVTVKPISTSIENNFALPAISEFEKLITDKTKAILICNPGNPTGYLYTQEEMDQLTALVKKHDLFLLSDEVYREFAYDGRKHLSVMNMKGLENHAIMIDSVSKKYSMCGARIGCMVSKNKEVMATAMKFAQARLSPPTFAQIAAEAAIDTKQEYFDDVITEYIERRDILIEGLKEIDGVQVANPGGAFYCVAQLPVEDTDVFAQWMLENFELDGETIMVAPAAGFYSTLGMGKNQIRIAYVLEKESLKKAVRILDKALKAYNA